In Mobula birostris isolate sMobBir1 chromosome 15, sMobBir1.hap1, whole genome shotgun sequence, the following proteins share a genomic window:
- the LOC140210246 gene encoding uncharacterized protein, which yields MSGKFTVWYMALLATTWLTVKVTVSEVSQLPRELNVPAGTNVTMLCKFPLSQDTVDVRWWREGEKAFLKSDSRRHFMLGRGREELALWNAKVADSGLYYCEANYQGHSFGNGSGTKITVFVPPTPLEIVPVGGFSSPRKLLCKTAAFYPEKLEIVWQRNNKQIRTGIESVTNRSVDGLYEVFSLLEITQSPWGKDIYTCLVSHVSLTVPASFSYIQEQGVETKFILACAVGGSAILALIIVLVKIKLKRLHGISTSSLDRCQNEEPAEQAAVEHTTEYAPLNMRQSKVFRKGLQKEERIIYSQTKRNGADKLTYAALQLPDSKNTSGSTHQNQHTLYSDVNTSKKL from the exons ATGTCGGGAAAATTTACGGTTTGGTACATGGCACTTCTAGCTACTACTTGGCTGA CCGTCAAAGTAACTGTGAGCGAAGTATCTCAATTACCTAGGGAGCTGAACGTCCCGGCTGGTACGAATGTTACTATGTTATGCAAATTTCCACTATCTCAAGATACTGTTGACGTTCGTTGGTGGAGGGAAGGCGAGAAGGCATTTTTAAAAAGCGACAGCAGAAGACATTTTATgctaggaaggggaagggaagaacTTGCACTGTGGAATGCCAAAGTCGCCGACTCCGGACTGTATTACTGTGAAGCAAACTACCAGGGGCACTCTTTCGGGAATGGAAGTGGCACCAAGATCACTGTGTTCG TTCCTCCTACTCCATTGGAAATCGTTCCTGTTGGAGGGTTTTCGTCTCCTCGAAAGCTCCTTTGTAAAACGGCTGCCTTCTACCCGGAGAAATTAGAAATCGTTTggcaaagaaataacaagcaaattCGCACTGGAATAGAAAGTGTGACAAACCGGAGCGTGGACGGCTTGTACGAAGTATTTAGTTTATTGGAAATCACGCAGTCTCCTTGGGGAAAAGATATTTACACCTGTCTGGTGTCGCATGTCTCCCTCACGGTGCCTGCCAGTTTCAGCTACATCCAAGAGCAAG GCGTTGAAACTAAATTTATTCTGGCATGTGCAGTGGGCGGATCGGCAATTTTAGCTCTGATAATAGTTTTGGTGAAAATCAAGTTAAAGAGATTGCACG GGATTAGCACAAGTTCTTTGGACAGATGTCAGAATGAAGAGCCG GCTGAACAAGCTGCGGTTGAGCACACGACTGAATATGCTCCACTAAATATGAGGCAGAGCAAAGTATTTCGCAAAGGTCTTCAAAAAGAAGAGCGCATTATCTATTCTCAG ACTAAAAGAAATGGAGCTGACAAATTGACCTACGCTGCTCTGCAGCTTCCCGATTCCAAGAACACCTCAGGATCCACACATCAAAACCAACATACATTGTACTCTGATGTGAATACATCAAAGAAACTGTGA